The nucleotide sequence CCGCGACGTTCAGCGCACACGCCCCCGGGCGGCTGCTGCTCAACGTCGTCACGGGCGGCGAGGCACACGAACAGCGCGCGTACGGCGACTTCCTCGACAAGCGCGAGCGCTACGCGCGATGCGACGAATTCCTCGACGTCGTCAGGGCGTTGTGGCGCGGCGAGACCGTCACCCACCGCGGCGACCACGTCTCCGTCGAGCAGGCCGCGCTGCCCGCGCTGCCCGACCCGGTGCCGCCCCTGTACTTCGGCGGGTCGTCGTCGTACGCCGGTCCGGTCGCCGCCCGCCACGCCGACGTCTATCTCACGTGGGGCGAACCCCCGGCGGCCGTCGCCGAGAAGATCGCGTGGATCCGGCGCCTCGCCGCCGAGCAGGGCCGCGACCTCCGCTTCGGCATCCGCCTCCACGTGATCACGCGCGACACCGCCGAGGAAGCGTGGCGCAAGGCCGGCGAACTCCTCGCCGCACTCGGCGAGGACACCGTCGAACGCGCGCAACACGGCCTGGACCGCAGCGAGTCCACCGGACAGGCCAACATGCGCGCCCTGCACGCCGAGCAACGCGACCGCGGCGATTGGCGCGACGCCCGGGCCCTCGAAGTCTCCCCGAACCTGTGGGCCGGCGTCGGGCTCGTCCGCGGCGGCGCCGGCACGGCACTCGTCGGCGGCCACCGCGAGGTCGCCGACCGCATCGCCGAGTACGCGGCCCTCGGCATCGACGAGTTCGTCCTGTCCGGTTACCCGCACCTGGAGGAGCTGTACTGGTTCGGCGAGGGCGTCCTGCCCGAACTCGCCCGCCGGGGCCTGTTCCACGCCCCGGGCACG is from Yinghuangia sp. ASG 101 and encodes:
- a CDS encoding LLM class flavin-dependent oxidoreductase, producing the protein MTLAFHWFLPTYGDSRFIVGGGHGLPAGVAAGDRRATIGYLSSIARAAEELGFTGALTPTGAWCEDAWLTTAMLARESERLAFLVAFRPGLISPTLAAQMAATFSAHAPGRLLLNVVTGGEAHEQRAYGDFLDKRERYARCDEFLDVVRALWRGETVTHRGDHVSVEQAALPALPDPVPPLYFGGSSSYAGPVAARHADVYLTWGEPPAAVAEKIAWIRRLAAEQGRDLRFGIRLHVITRDTAEEAWRKAGELLAALGEDTVERAQHGLDRSESTGQANMRALHAEQRDRGDWRDARALEVSPNLWAGVGLVRGGAGTALVGGHREVADRIAEYAALGIDEFVLSGYPHLEELYWFGEGVLPELARRGLFHAPGTPGSAPAHTPFLPSAAH